TCTCGCCGCGTGCGACGCGAAAGAACCAATCCGCGACCTGCGCGCGCAGCGTCTCCTCTTCATCGCCGAGTGCGGCAGTGGCGCGCGTCACGCTGCCGCTGCCGAGCGATGCACCGAGCGCGGCGCGTTCCTCGCTGTAGCCCATGCGCTGCAAGATCGCGCGCACCTGCGCTTGCGCGAGCGGCGCAAAACGCAGCTCGATGAGGCGCGAACGGATCGTCGGCAGCAAACGCCCGGCCGTGGCGGAGGTGAGAATCAGCACGACACCGCGGGGCGGCTCCTCGAAAAACTTCAGCAGGGCGTTCGCCGCGTGATGCGTGGCAAAGTCGATATCGCCGAGCAACAAGACGCGAAGGCCGCCGCTATAGGACTGCATCGAGAGCTGACGGACCAGGTCGCGCGCAGTAAGGTCTTCCCCTTCGTAAAAACCCATCGCCGCATCGGCGTCGCCGATCTTCAAAATGCCGACGTGCTCCAGGAAATCCGGATGGCGCACGGCCGCGCCGGCAAAGAGCCGGCAGGAGGCGCAGGTCCCGTCGTAGCCGAGAACGCCGTCCTTGGGCGCAAGGCAGAGGAGCGACTGTGCGAGCCGCCGTGCAAAGGTCTTTTTCCCGACGCCCGGCGGGCCCGAAAACAGATAGGCGTGCGCGAGCTGGTCGGGGTGGAGCCGCCCGAAATAGGTCTTCGGCCCCTCGGCTCCGACGACGTCGAACTGGAGCGCGCTCATACCAGGACGCCGTCGATCGCAGCCAGCGCTTGGGCGGCGAGTTCCTCGGGCGCCTTGGTCGCGTCGAGGACGCGGTAGCGCGCCTGGCCGCGAGCCAGCTCGAGGTAGCCGGAGCGCACGCGCTCGAAAAACGCTTCGTCTTCACCTTCCATCCGGTCGCATCCGATGCCGTTGCGCAACGCCGTGCGCTCGCGCGAGATCGCGACCGGGACGTCGAGCACGAAGGTCAAATCCGGCACCAGCTCCGCGGCCGCCGCCTCGCACAGTCCGCGAAGAAACGTCAGGTCGATGCCTCGGCCATACCCCTGATAGGCCAGGGTCGAATCGACGAAGCGGTCGCACAGGACGATCGCGCCGCCGCGCAGCGCCGGTCCGATCAGCTCGACCACATGCTCCGCCCGCGCGGCGTTGATGAGCAACGCCTCGGTCAGCGGCGCGATCGCCAGATCGGGCTCGAGGAAGATCCGGCGGATCGCGTCCCCGGCCGGCGTCCCCCCCGGCTCACGGGTCACGATGATTTCCCTGCCCCGAGCGCGTAAACGTTCAGAGAGGCCGGCAACGAGTGTACTCTTGCCGCAGCCTTCAATGCCTTCGACCGTGATGAAAGTCACCGGCCGATATTCGACGGAGCGGCTTTGTATGTCATCTCCCGGCTCAATGTTCGGCGACATCGTCGAGTGGTTTCTCGGACGCGCAGGCGACCGCCGCCAGTACAAGCGGCGCACCGGTGCGTTTCACATGTGGTATCAGCCCAATCCGAACGACCCCAACATGCTCAAATCTGGCGTCGGGCTCGAAATCTCGCCCAACGGCGCAATGTTCATTCTGCAAGAACCGGTCGACGCGCCGGAGTTCAGTATCGTTGCACGCGTTCGCGACAACAATATTCCCCTGCGCGTCAAGTGCGTTCGCAACGACGAAGTTGCGCATCAGGGTTCGATGTGGCATCGCTATATGTGCGAGTTCGTCGGAATCGCCGCCGACGACTGGGACGCGATCGTCCGCTACGTCAACGACGAGCCCGAAGGCGATCGCCGCAGGATGCAAAATCAGGAGCCGACCGAGAAGGTCGACGACGCATACCGTCTTCTG
The genomic region above belongs to Candidatus Baltobacteraceae bacterium and contains:
- the tmk gene encoding dTMP kinase — encoded protein: MTFITVEGIEGCGKSTLVAGLSERLRARGREIIVTREPGGTPAGDAIRRIFLEPDLAIAPLTEALLINAARAEHVVELIGPALRGGAIVLCDRFVDSTLAYQGYGRGIDLTFLRGLCEAAAAELVPDLTFVLDVPVAISRERTALRNGIGCDRMEGEDEAFFERVRSGYLELARGQARYRVLDATKAPEELAAQALAAIDGVLV
- a CDS encoding PilZ domain-containing protein, which codes for MSSPGSMFGDIVEWFLGRAGDRRQYKRRTGAFHMWYQPNPNDPNMLKSGVGLEISPNGAMFILQEPVDAPEFSIVARVRDNNIPLRVKCVRNDEVAHQGSMWHRYMCEFVGIAADDWDAIVRYVNDEPEGDRRRMQNQEPTEKVDDAYRLLPMVLQQKIVNMLVSQNKLEAPKSGQTPLLKLFYGGMVKRTGGMKPAHRFNVHSRVKRGEEMLAFDTRFLVAEDGEITLL
- a CDS encoding AAA family ATPase, which codes for MSALQFDVVGAEGPKTYFGRLHPDQLAHAYLFSGPPGVGKKTFARRLAQSLLCLAPKDGVLGYDGTCASCRLFAGAAVRHPDFLEHVGILKIGDADAAMGFYEGEDLTARDLVRQLSMQSYSGGLRVLLLGDIDFATHHAANALLKFFEEPPRGVVLILTSATAGRLLPTIRSRLIELRFAPLAQAQVRAILQRMGYSEERAALGASLGSGSVTRATAALGDEEETLRAQVADWFFRVARGESPQEGWATRETLDEGLDVIKSLVRDWTALATAGDRAPVICIDYVDSLRGLSSLAPADALAVIGKLDDAQRLARTNVSPAMVSELVRMALTGKG